Proteins from a genomic interval of Chroococcidiopsis thermalis PCC 7203:
- the rsmI gene encoding 16S rRNA (cytidine(1402)-2'-O)-methyltransferase, with protein sequence MVTEPKPGTLYVVGTPIGNLEDISFRAVRILQSVDAIAAEDTRHTGKLLHHFQIKTPQLSYHEHNRNSRIPEIIDRLQTGKAIALVTDAGMPGISDPGYELVQACVEAEITVVPIPGASAVITALSAAGLPTDRFVFEGFLPAKGKPRRDRLEFLQTESRTIILYEAPHRLRQTLQDLATVFGAERQIVLARELTKLHEEFWRGQIEGAIAHYQQKEPQGEYTLVVAGMEWVKPQLSEAEIQAELQKLILAGVSRSQASRQLAKATSLSRQEIYQLALAIPNLPLSASPIPDIQNE encoded by the coding sequence ATCGTGACTGAACCAAAACCAGGGACGCTATACGTAGTTGGAACGCCAATTGGTAATTTAGAAGATATCAGCTTTCGGGCAGTGCGGATCTTGCAGTCGGTAGATGCGATCGCGGCGGAGGATACTCGCCACACGGGGAAGTTATTGCACCATTTTCAAATTAAAACACCACAACTGAGTTATCACGAACACAACCGTAACAGCCGCATTCCCGAAATTATCGATCGGTTACAAACAGGTAAAGCGATCGCTTTAGTGACAGATGCCGGAATGCCGGGAATTTCCGATCCTGGGTATGAGTTAGTTCAAGCGTGCGTCGAGGCAGAGATAACTGTTGTCCCGATTCCTGGCGCGAGTGCTGTAATTACGGCTTTGAGTGCGGCGGGTTTACCTACGGATCGGTTTGTGTTTGAGGGTTTTTTACCAGCTAAGGGCAAACCCAGACGCGATCGCTTAGAGTTTTTGCAGACAGAATCCCGCACGATAATTTTATACGAAGCTCCGCATCGTTTGCGTCAAACTTTACAAGATTTAGCCACGGTATTTGGGGCAGAAAGACAGATTGTGCTGGCGCGAGAACTAACAAAATTACACGAAGAATTTTGGCGGGGGCAAATTGAAGGGGCGATCGCCCATTATCAACAAAAAGAACCCCAAGGAGAATACACCCTAGTTGTTGCAGGCATGGAATGGGTGAAACCCCAGTTATCGGAAGCAGAAATTCAGGCAGAATTGCAAAAATTGATTTTAGCGGGAGTATCGCGATCGCAGGCTAGCCGTCAGTTGGCAAAGGCGACTTCTCTATCGCGCCAGGAAATCTATCAATTGGCTTTAGCAATTCCGAATTTGCCCCTGTCTGCATCACCGATACCAGACATCCAGAATGAGTAA
- a CDS encoding photosystem q(b) protein, with product MNTIVQRRPELEIAKVWNRFCEWVTSTDNRIYIGWFGVLMIPTLLTASICFMLAFAIAPSVDLDGIREPVIGSLMGGNNLITAAVIPTSAAIALHFYPIWEAASMDEWLYNGGPYQLIVLHFLIGIWCYLGRLWEVSYRLGMRPWTAVAFSAPAAAATAVLLVYPIGQGSFADGLPLGIAGTFNFMLAVQADHNILMHPFHMLGVAGVFGGALLSALHGSLVTSTLIRQTQEHESVNAGYKLGQSQMTYHYLAGHYGFLGRLLVPWFASRNHRAFHFLLAALPTIGIWFATAGICSVAFNLNGFNFNHSILDSSGRVIGTEADLVNRANLGIQAMHAVNTHHFPNIIAGGGIQPVNIASIL from the coding sequence ATGAACACGATTGTTCAACGGCGACCGGAATTAGAAATTGCCAAAGTATGGAATCGATTTTGCGAGTGGGTAACAAGTACTGACAATCGAATTTACATTGGTTGGTTTGGCGTACTGATGATTCCCACCTTACTGACAGCTAGCATTTGTTTTATGCTTGCTTTTGCGATCGCCCCATCTGTGGATTTAGACGGCATTAGAGAGCCTGTTATCGGTTCGCTGATGGGTGGCAATAATTTGATTACAGCCGCAGTCATACCAACTTCAGCGGCGATCGCGCTGCATTTTTACCCGATCTGGGAAGCCGCATCTATGGATGAATGGCTTTATAACGGCGGTCCTTATCAACTGATCGTACTCCACTTTCTCATCGGCATATGGTGTTACTTGGGACGACTGTGGGAAGTGAGTTATCGCTTGGGTATGCGTCCTTGGACTGCTGTAGCTTTCTCTGCGCCAGCCGCCGCCGCCACAGCAGTATTGCTGGTCTATCCCATCGGTCAGGGTAGCTTTGCCGATGGACTCCCTTTGGGAATTGCTGGCACGTTCAATTTTATGTTGGCAGTCCAAGCAGACCACAACATTCTCATGCATCCTTTCCACATGTTAGGGGTAGCGGGAGTTTTTGGTGGCGCGCTTTTGAGTGCTTTGCACGGTTCTCTGGTAACTTCTACCCTCATCCGCCAAACTCAGGAGCATGAATCTGTCAATGCGGGATATAAATTAGGTCAGTCGCAGATGACTTATCACTACTTGGCAGGACACTATGGTTTTCTAGGACGGCTTTTAGTTCCTTGGTTTGCTAGTAGAAATCATCGCGCTTTTCACTTTCTCCTAGCTGCCTTACCTACAATAGGAATCTGGTTTGCCACGGCGGGAATTTGTAGCGTAGCGTTCAATTTAAATGGCTTTAACTTCAACCACTCGATTCTCGACAGTAGCGGTCGAGTTATCGGGACAGAAGCAGATCTGGTGAACCGTGCCAACTTGGGAATTCAAGCGATGCACGCAGTTAATACCCACCATTTTCCGAATATCATAGCTGGAGGTGGAATACAGCCCGTAAACATTGCGTCTATTCTATGA
- a CDS encoding DUF3288 family protein produces MSANLETKDQQHPLYRRDRAIVDRLQTDPVSDYNLAELARLRIRYRGFPGARDIQSDLNAVMQRWNLTEATLYEKTRQIHATSSIYQNAVRDEEDWS; encoded by the coding sequence ATGAGTGCCAATTTAGAAACCAAAGACCAACAACATCCGTTGTACAGACGCGATCGCGCGATCGTCGATCGCCTGCAAACCGATCCCGTCAGCGATTACAATTTGGCAGAGCTAGCACGACTGCGAATTCGTTATCGCGGCTTCCCTGGAGCTAGAGACATCCAATCAGACCTAAACGCCGTCATGCAGAGATGGAATTTAACGGAAGCTACTTTATACGAAAAAACCCGTCAAATTCATGCTACTAGCTCCATTTACCAAAATGCAGTTAGAGACGAAGAAGACTGGAGCTGA
- a CDS encoding MlaD family protein, with product MRSRAVREGSVGLLLLLGMGIFIAVFLWIRGLTVGERSYSFTVEFPRVNGLLEGAAVRYRGVTVGRIASIRPRVNGVEVTVEVSPANVVIARDAIIEANQSGFLGEVSVDITPQKEVPPEQVTARALDPKCDRALIVCNGSRLTGEIGVSTDELIRFTTRFASVYSNPELYENINAAIENTSIVAADVSRLTRELTTLTKSTRQQLDNLAVTADRITATTNKTASQFGATANQVRLTAEQANDLIANLNRLVTENRTSLVATLDNLTQTSKQLRSSVETLTPTVNRVTQGQLIENLETLTANAAEASTNLRDASKALNSPSNVLALQQTLDSARVTFQNAQKITSDLDELTGDPSFRDSIRELIEGLSGLVSSTQQVEQQVQVANTLDSVRESAVVGGQGGQGGQGSFALAPHSSLLVPRSETPQWLLKLKESVKQDK from the coding sequence ATGCGATCGCGTGCAGTTAGAGAAGGTTCGGTGGGTTTATTGTTATTGCTAGGAATGGGAATATTTATTGCCGTCTTCCTATGGATTAGAGGCTTAACTGTAGGTGAGAGAAGCTACAGCTTTACAGTTGAATTTCCCAGAGTCAACGGTTTACTAGAAGGAGCAGCGGTAAGATATCGGGGGGTAACAGTTGGTAGGATTGCCAGTATTCGTCCGCGAGTTAATGGAGTAGAAGTGACTGTAGAGGTTTCTCCAGCCAACGTTGTGATTGCCCGCGATGCAATCATCGAAGCTAACCAATCGGGGTTTTTAGGTGAAGTAAGCGTCGATATTACGCCACAAAAAGAAGTCCCACCAGAACAAGTGACCGCTAGAGCGCTCGATCCCAAGTGCGATCGCGCTTTGATTGTCTGCAACGGTTCTCGTCTCACTGGTGAAATTGGCGTTAGCACTGACGAATTAATTCGCTTTACTACCCGCTTTGCTAGCGTCTACAGCAATCCAGAACTCTATGAAAATATTAATGCGGCGATCGAAAACACTTCAATTGTTGCCGCCGATGTGTCTCGACTGACTCGCGAACTTACGACATTAACCAAATCGACACGACAGCAGCTAGACAACCTTGCAGTTACAGCCGATCGAATTACAGCCACGACAAATAAAACCGCCAGTCAATTTGGAGCCACAGCCAACCAAGTTCGATTGACAGCAGAACAAGCAAACGATTTAATTGCTAATCTCAATCGTCTCGTCACTGAAAATCGCACTTCCCTCGTCGCTACTTTAGACAATCTCACCCAAACAAGCAAACAACTCCGTTCAAGCGTCGAAACTCTCACACCCACCGTTAACCGCGTTACCCAAGGACAGCTGATAGAAAATTTAGAAACTCTCACAGCCAATGCTGCTGAAGCTTCAACTAATTTACGCGACGCTTCTAAAGCGCTAAATAGTCCTAGTAATGTCTTGGCACTACAACAAACCTTAGATTCTGCGCGGGTAACATTTCAAAACGCCCAGAAAATTACCTCCGATTTGGACGAACTCACGGGAGATCCTTCATTTCGGGACAGCATTCGCGAACTGATCGAAGGCTTGAGTGGTTTAGTCTCTTCTACACAGCAGGTAGAACAGCAAGTTCAAGTCGCTAATACGCTCGATAGCGTGAGGGAGTCGGCAGTCGTTGGGGGACAAGGAGGACAAGGGGGACAAGGAAGCTTTGCCCTCGCTCCTCACTCCTCGCTCCTCGTCCCTCGTTCAGAGACTCCCCAATGGTTGCTGAAACTTAAGGAAAGCGTAAAACAGGACAAGTAA
- a CDS encoding ABC transporter ATP-binding protein yields MAEPIIELKGVSKSFGSNLVLDRVDLTIYKGEALAIIGPSGTGKSTILRLIAGLLAPDEGEIYVKGQMREGLIEDKADPIGIGMVFQQAALFDSLTVEENVGFFLYQHSRLSRQRIRELVNRSLEMVGLPGIGDRYPAELSGGMRKRVSFARAIISNPDNPKDRSEVLLYDEPTAGLDPIASTVIEDLIRQLQCLTGVCNTYAIVTHQDSTIRRTADRIIFLYQGKLQWEGTVDDINKTDHPMVRQFFSGKVEGPIQVIG; encoded by the coding sequence ATGGCTGAGCCAATAATCGAACTCAAAGGTGTAAGTAAATCATTTGGTAGCAACCTGGTTTTAGATCGAGTCGATCTGACGATCTATAAGGGAGAAGCTTTAGCCATCATCGGTCCTTCCGGTACGGGAAAATCGACAATTCTCCGACTGATAGCAGGATTATTGGCTCCTGATGAGGGAGAAATTTACGTCAAAGGACAGATGCGAGAAGGCTTGATTGAAGATAAAGCAGACCCAATCGGGATTGGGATGGTGTTTCAACAAGCGGCTTTGTTTGACTCGCTGACGGTAGAAGAAAATGTCGGCTTTTTCTTGTACCAACACAGCCGCCTATCGCGCCAGCGGATTCGAGAATTAGTCAACCGCAGCTTAGAGATGGTGGGTTTACCAGGAATTGGCGATCGCTATCCGGCAGAGTTATCGGGAGGAATGCGCAAGCGGGTGAGTTTTGCCCGCGCGATTATTTCTAACCCCGACAACCCCAAAGATCGATCGGAGGTTTTACTCTATGACGAACCGACGGCGGGACTCGATCCAATTGCTTCGACTGTGATTGAAGATTTGATTCGTCAGTTGCAATGCTTGACAGGAGTTTGTAACACCTACGCGATCGTCACCCATCAAGACAGTACCATCCGCCGTACAGCCGATCGCATTATTTTTCTCTATCAAGGTAAATTGCAGTGGGAGGGAACGGTGGACGATATCAACAAGACAGATCATCCAATGGTGCGACAGTTTTTCAGTGGCAAAGTAGAAGGACCAATTCAGGTAATTGGTTAG
- a CDS encoding phytoene desaturase family protein, with the protein MSDRDVDVIVIGSGIGGLTTAALLSRYGKRVTVCESHTIAGGAAHSFSRQGFHFDSGPSFYCGLNDSHSRNPLRQVLNVLEETLPAIPYDPLGHYHFPEGTLPVYSQQERYLEAVRQFTPQGSKELERFIQRLLPLYDTLQGIPTILLRADWQLIPVLMGRCLPSLVKMLPHLGLVQSSVGQVMDREVSDRWVRRLIDLECFLLSGLKAHGTIAPEVAFMLGERSRAGVEYPIGGSGAIVDALVRGLKRWGGELRLGCHVEQILVESGRVTGVRLRKGEILHAPIVISNASIWDTYGKLLQPEDLPTSYRQTALATPAVDSFMHLHLGIKAEGLDNLTGHHVVVHDAERDITTPGNTCMISIPSVWDDSLAPPGHHVVHAYTLESHEHWQRDNSYQERKKERSQSLYRALERVIPDIRQRIVLELIGTPLTHAHYLRRYQGTYGAAIAAGKGMFPSTHTPISGLYRVGDSTTPGIGVPAVAASGILCANTLVQPQQTAELLNIQ; encoded by the coding sequence ATGAGCGATCGCGACGTAGATGTCATTGTCATTGGTAGCGGTATAGGTGGCTTGACTACCGCTGCTTTATTATCTCGTTATGGCAAAAGAGTCACAGTCTGTGAAAGTCATACCATAGCTGGGGGTGCAGCCCATAGTTTTTCTCGCCAGGGATTTCATTTCGATTCTGGTCCCTCCTTCTACTGCGGTTTAAACGACTCCCACAGCCGCAACCCCCTGCGTCAAGTCTTAAATGTTTTAGAAGAAACTCTCCCAGCCATACCTTACGATCCTTTGGGACATTATCATTTTCCTGAAGGAACTTTACCTGTATACAGCCAACAGGAACGCTACCTAGAAGCAGTAAGGCAATTTACCCCTCAAGGATCGAAAGAATTAGAGCGATTTATTCAGCGCTTGCTACCCCTGTACGACACTTTACAGGGCATTCCCACAATATTATTACGGGCTGATTGGCAACTGATACCCGTTCTCATGGGGCGTTGCTTGCCCTCATTAGTCAAAATGTTACCCCATTTGGGTTTAGTCCAAAGCTCGGTAGGACAAGTCATGGATCGGGAAGTTAGCGATCGCTGGGTGAGGCGACTGATTGACTTAGAATGTTTTCTACTATCGGGTTTAAAAGCACATGGAACGATCGCCCCAGAAGTTGCTTTTATGTTAGGCGAACGCTCTCGTGCTGGGGTAGAGTATCCAATTGGGGGTAGTGGGGCGATCGTCGATGCTTTAGTACGCGGGTTAAAACGTTGGGGTGGCGAGTTGCGCTTGGGCTGTCATGTCGAACAAATTTTGGTAGAGTCTGGTAGAGTTACAGGCGTGCGCTTGCGAAAGGGAGAAATCCTTCATGCACCAATTGTTATATCCAACGCTTCCATTTGGGATACCTACGGTAAATTATTACAGCCAGAAGATTTACCCACATCCTATCGACAAACAGCGTTAGCCACCCCAGCTGTAGATAGTTTCATGCACCTGCATTTGGGTATTAAAGCCGAGGGGTTGGACAATTTAACCGGACATCATGTTGTCGTCCACGATGCAGAACGCGACATCACGACTCCTGGTAATACCTGCATGATCTCCATTCCTTCAGTGTGGGATGATTCTCTTGCACCCCCAGGACATCATGTGGTTCACGCCTATACTTTAGAATCACACGAACATTGGCAGCGAGATAATAGCTATCAAGAACGCAAAAAAGAGCGATCGCAATCTTTGTATCGTGCTTTAGAACGAGTTATTCCAGATATTAGACAAAGAATTGTCTTAGAACTGATCGGTACGCCGTTGACTCACGCGCATTATTTACGACGCTACCAGGGAACTTATGGAGCAGCGATCGCGGCTGGTAAGGGTATGTTTCCCAGTACTCACACTCCGATTTCGGGATTATATCGCGTTGGTGATAGTACCACGCCTGGAATTGGCGTGCCAGCTGTTGCCGCTTCGGGAATTTTGTGTGCCAATACTCTAGTTCAACCGCAGCAGACAGCAGAATTGCTGAATATTCAGTAA